The following is a genomic window from Flavobacterium sp..
CTGGAATATTTTCCAAGTTCGACACGATTACGATACCGTCATTTGCAGTATCAAAAACGTCTCCAGCATTGCCTAAATTAGCGGTAGTTCCCGACATAACTTTTAAATTTTTAGATTAAACTTTCTCTTTTAAATATTAACCACAGCATCAACAACGTTAGCATCGGCTTTAATTTCAGTCGATCCTCCACCTGCTGGTGGCGCATAATGATAGTTATCAGCATTAACTTGAACCAAAGTTGAATACTCTGTTTCCAATGCTTGAATTTGTTCTTCAAATGGAGTTTCAGAGTTTACATCAATTCTATTTACCCAATTTTGGCGGATGCCTTCAGGAATGTTTTTAAGCACTTCTGATTTAGAAAATAGTTCAGATGCAGTTTTCTTCTTTGTTTCAATTACTTTACCAGTTTTTAGAGCCTCTAAGTCAGAATTAAGTTTTTCATTTTGTTTCAATAAAGCTTTAGCCCATGCAGGCGCATCTTTGTCAACCTCAACAACTTCTTCTTCCTCTTCGTCTTCTTTTTTACCAGCTCCTTTTGCTTTATCCGCATCTGCTTTAGCTTTAGCTGCTTCAAGAGTTCTAACTCTGTCGTCTTCCTGTGCTACTGCAACAAAATCGATTATTTCATTATAATCGTTGATAATTGCATCTACATCTGCGTCTGTCGCTTCGTCTGCTGGTTTTGGTGCAAGTTTAGCCGCATAAGCGTCTAGCCTTTTTTGCGATAAGTTAGCCTTTGGAAACAATGCTCTAAGTCTTTCCTTAATCTTTTCTGGTTTTACTGCCATAACTTAAAATGTTAGTTAATAATATATTATGGAACAAATATAAAGAAATTTTATTTTTATTTAGACTAAATAAGAATAAAGATTTTTAGCATAAAAAAACCACCTCGTAAGAAGTGGTTAATAATGTAGAGGAGTTGTGTTAATTCTCATTTAAGATGCGAGGTTATTCTTCACGAAGAATTAATGAATTATCAAACATTACCTTTTAACACATACGCATTTTTAAACTTTGTTTACATTAATCTACTTTCCAACCCTGAATAGAGTTGAAGTACTTTGTTTCTCCTTGTGGATTTACCCATTCACGACCTCGCAAATTGATTGAAACGTTTACTTGCTGACCTACTTGTAAGTTGTTAAGTAAGTCGCATTTATCCTGTGCAAATTCAATTAAAATATGTTGAGGATATTGTTCTTCAGTACTTACTACCAATTCTCTTTTTTTGAATGAAGCGCTAACTTGTTGTTCGGGTCCAACGCTTCTAACTTTTCCTGATACTAACATTGTTAAGAATTTACTTGAATATGTCCTTTTTTAATCAAATATAACACACGGGCAACAACAAATTGCCTTTGTGCAAATGGTAACTCACTTTTCTTTTCTTGAATAAGTCTGTACTCATTTATAAGCGAATTGTATTCATTAATAACGCTATCAAGTTTTGATTTTATTCTTGCTTTCTTTTCAGCTCTTTTACGAAAGAACTCTTTAATTGGGTTTTTCATTAGTAAATGGTTTTAATATTAGAAATTTCATATTCGTAATGTTGAGAAGCGCATTCTGCACAAATGACCTCATACATTACCTTGTGACCATCCCATATAATAGCAGTTACCATTTTAGGTAACTGCTCTATATCGTGTTTTAAATAAACAATATCTTCAATATTGTATTGGTTATTAATTTGCATTTTGTGGTGGCGTTATTTCTGTAAGTGATTCCTCTTTTATTAAATTCAATTCTTCCTCTGGGTTCTCAACCATATCAATCAATTTAATAGCTGTTTGAGTTGACATCAATCCAGCTTCTTTAAGCCCTTTAATAATATCGGTAGCCGCTTGAATATCATCAGGAATAATCGAATTGAAAATAATTTCAAAGTAAAGGGATTGTGCTTCTGATGATAATGCAGTGTTAGTGGTTCTAACAATACCAGACAAAATCACATTTACAATTCTCTCAATCATTGTTCTGTTTTCTCCTTCGTTCATGGTTGCCTTAATAACAGCATCAAGGAAAAGTAATTTTAAAGCAACTGCAGAAACGTTTCCAAGTCCTTTCACGTTATCAAAAGACAAGTCCGGTGTATGAGAAATTGAATATATAAAACCTTTTAGCATTTCAAGTTCAAGCTTTGCAGATTCAACCGCATTAGAAGCAGTTAAGAATTCCGCTTTTCCATTAACATACTTTCCTTCATCGTCTTTTTTCATTGGAAATTGCAATACTTTGCCAGAATCATCTTTATCAGGGAATGATTCAACTTCTCCAAAAATTTGCAACAAAGGATATGCGCTATAATCGTTTGATGCTCCAAGTTTAGAAAGCGAAACCTCAATTCTATCAATCATTTCTTTTACATCAAACCATTCAGGCTCTTCTTGAGATGTGTAAACGATTGGAATTCTATCAAATCCATGAG
Proteins encoded in this region:
- a CDS encoding phage portal protein, producing MEELLLKLATEPDKVIATVKEQSKDNAKIVEYQKEYKQKDRTIRETQVGTVQKDKDVGTGEKAKRVKAVRIPINFAKKIVTTATAFEVGKPVSLVASDENNLSKILNQIWKTNRIDSKIAELVRLKKSETQGAIQFYVADLKPESILNKILVKIGLKAQAKEIKSKLLNNKDGIMTPYFDSKGDMVLFMWEYKAKDAAGKELNHVEVWDAEKYHYLNDASGKIAYSINPIPHGFDRIPIVYTSQEEPEWFDVKEMIDRIEVSLSKLGASNDYSAYPLLQIFGEVESFPDKDDSGKVLQFPMKKDDEGKYVNGKAEFLTASNAVESAKLELEMLKGFIYSISHTPDLSFDNVKGLGNVSAVALKLLFLDAVIKATMNEGENRTMIERIVNVILSGIVRTTNTALSSEAQSLYFEIIFNSIIPDDIQAATDIIKGLKEAGLMSTQTAIKLIDMVENPEEELNLIKEESLTEITPPQNAN